The following coding sequences lie in one Psychrilyobacter atlanticus DSM 19335 genomic window:
- a CDS encoding sensor histidine kinase, with translation MGIIFTGVFFLTSSLFKNYVDKELATEAAVFQYLLKEEGVIFEANTMIDYLDLLPVRLDMVVIDAEAKKPVYVEISDDSFLFSNSKALTKLIKNIDLKKNLYATVENKRLLIGNFTNGEKPYIYALIRDISDVKLYLSWLTITFAIISILAIVWNYYNTNNIVDTLLVGIDEITKSTNDIKVKNLSERIETTCTNKSIANLISTLNSMLDRVENSFIQISEFTDNVSHELKTPIMSIRSMIEVELSNERTIEEYQEDLGKVLDEVNWLNSIIQKLLIFTKNPEALEEHFRPVNVERMTMELCEFMDVLTLEKEITLKCALKDHEREILGDESLLRDVFLNIISNAIKYNKTGGEIKVTSFMTQDKIGIRISDTGIGIKKNNLKKITERFFREDKVRTTKKSGSGLGLSIVSHLVEVHKGTLEIESTEGVGSSFTVYLPKFK, from the coding sequence TTGGGTATTATCTTTACAGGAGTCTTTTTCTTAACTTCAAGTCTATTCAAGAACTATGTGGATAAAGAGTTAGCTACTGAAGCTGCGGTATTTCAATATCTTCTAAAGGAGGAAGGGGTAATCTTTGAAGCTAATACCATGATAGATTACCTGGATCTTCTCCCTGTACGTTTAGATATGGTAGTAATAGATGCAGAAGCTAAAAAACCTGTATATGTGGAAATAAGCGATGATTCATTTCTTTTCAGTAATTCAAAGGCTTTGACAAAGCTTATAAAAAATATAGATTTGAAGAAAAATTTATATGCTACAGTTGAAAACAAAAGACTCCTCATAGGGAATTTTACCAATGGAGAGAAACCGTACATCTATGCTCTTATTAGAGATATATCAGATGTAAAGCTCTACCTTTCGTGGCTGACCATAACCTTTGCTATAATAAGTATTTTGGCTATAGTTTGGAACTACTATAATACCAACAATATAGTTGATACCCTTTTGGTAGGAATAGATGAGATAACTAAGTCGACTAATGACATTAAAGTTAAAAATTTATCTGAAAGGATTGAAACTACATGTACAAATAAGAGTATAGCTAATTTGATATCCACCCTGAACTCTATGCTAGACAGGGTGGAAAATAGTTTTATTCAGATAAGTGAATTTACAGATAATGTCAGTCATGAATTGAAGACACCTATAATGTCTATAAGAAGTATGATAGAAGTGGAACTTAGCAATGAGAGGACTATAGAGGAGTACCAGGAGGATTTAGGGAAAGTATTGGATGAAGTCAACTGGTTAAACAGTATCATCCAGAAATTATTAATCTTTACTAAAAATCCAGAAGCATTGGAGGAGCATTTCAGACCTGTAAATGTTGAAAGGATGACCATGGAATTATGTGAATTTATGGATGTTCTCACTCTAGAAAAAGAGATAACCTTAAAGTGTGCCTTAAAAGATCATGAGAGGGAAATTTTGGGTGATGAATCGTTGCTTAGGGATGTATTTTTAAACATAATCTCCAATGCTATTAAATATAATAAGACTGGAGGAGAGATTAAAGTTACCTCTTTTATGACTCAAGACAAAATTGGGATTCGGATCTCAGATACAGGGATTGGGATTAAAAAGAATAATTTAAAGAAAATAACAGAAAGATTTTTTAGGGAAGATAAGGTTAGAACTACTAAAAAATCTGGTTCAGGACTGGGCCTATCTATTGTATCTCATCTAGTAGAAGTACATAAAGGAACGCTGGAAATAGAGAGTACAGAAGGAGTAGGGAGTTCATTTACGGTATATCTGCCGAAATTTAAATAA
- a CDS encoding sirohydrochlorin cobaltochelatase, with translation MKKVLVVLVMLVMGVTLLAKGAVHEPSKDLFKAEKKAIVLVSFGTTYPETRAKTIMALEKEFKNSYPDFKVVTAFTSRIIMRRIKKNEGITFNNPSEALDILKKEGYTHVLVQGTHIMNGLESETLKKEVALHEGDFKVLKVSDPLLTLLADYKDTASALAPTYKVLKKDEATVFIGHGTHHPANSAYSMIENVFHEYYSENVFFGTVEGYPTLDTIIKQLKTKKIKHVNLYPFMIVAGDHAHNDIAGEMKEELEKNGFTVKAHMVGLGENEGIRKIYVKHAEFGLTHEKENMLAKKKEYANGMQP, from the coding sequence ATGAAAAAAGTGTTAGTAGTATTAGTGATGTTGGTAATGGGTGTAACATTATTAGCAAAGGGAGCAGTACATGAACCATCAAAGGATCTGTTTAAGGCAGAAAAAAAAGCTATTGTATTAGTAAGTTTTGGGACAACATATCCAGAAACAAGAGCAAAAACGATTATGGCTTTAGAGAAAGAATTTAAAAATTCATATCCAGATTTTAAAGTAGTAACTGCTTTTACATCTAGAATTATCATGAGAAGAATTAAAAAGAATGAAGGGATTACTTTTAATAATCCAAGTGAGGCACTAGATATATTAAAAAAAGAAGGATATACACATGTGTTAGTCCAAGGAACACATATTATGAACGGATTAGAATCTGAAACTTTAAAGAAAGAAGTTGCCTTACATGAGGGAGATTTTAAAGTATTAAAAGTTAGTGACCCCTTATTAACATTGTTAGCTGATTATAAAGATACTGCATCAGCATTAGCTCCTACTTATAAAGTTTTAAAGAAAGATGAAGCAACTGTATTTATCGGGCATGGTACTCACCATCCAGCAAATTCTGCATATTCTATGATCGAAAATGTATTCCATGAGTATTATTCTGAAAATGTATTCTTTGGAACTGTAGAAGGGTACCCTACATTAGATACAATAATTAAACAATTAAAAACAAAGAAAATTAAACATGTAAATTTATATCCATTTATGATAGTTGCTGGAGATCATGCACACAACGATATAGCTGGAGAGATGAAGGAAGAATTAGAAAAAAATGGGTTTACTGTAAAAGCTCACATGGTTGGTTTAGGAGAGAATGAAGGGATCAGAAAGATATATGTTAAACATGCAGAATTTGGGTTGACTCATGAAAAAGAAAATATGTTAGCTAAAAAGAAAGAGTATGCAAATGGGATGCAACCGTAG
- a CDS encoding ABC transporter ATP-binding protein, which produces MIDIKKINYSIDGTQILDDLSFKFEKGKFYGILGPNGSGKTTFLDILSGYKNATESEIYIEKKELKEYSHLKLAKKIAIVPQKFDIVFPFSVSDILEMGRYPYKKKFFSLQKKDYEIIDKVIKEIGLEEFLDKEITTLSGGEEQRVIFGKALIQTTPILFLDESTSNLDPYYSHTLLSLVRKRVVEEQTTVIGVFHDFNLASLYCDEILLLEKGRIVTSGKTQDVLNSKKLEEVFKIGWEKYKTEKNTFVFPRLGDDLE; this is translated from the coding sequence ATGATAGATATAAAAAAAATAAACTATTCTATAGATGGAACTCAAATCTTAGATGACCTGTCTTTCAAATTTGAGAAGGGTAAATTTTATGGAATATTAGGACCCAATGGAAGTGGAAAAACTACTTTTTTGGATATCTTAAGTGGATATAAGAATGCCACAGAATCTGAAATTTATATTGAAAAAAAGGAATTAAAGGAATATTCTCATTTAAAGTTAGCAAAAAAAATTGCAATAGTACCGCAAAAATTTGATATAGTTTTTCCTTTCTCTGTTTCTGACATATTGGAGATGGGAAGATATCCCTATAAGAAAAAGTTTTTTAGTCTTCAGAAAAAAGATTATGAGATTATCGACAAAGTAATAAAAGAAATAGGGTTAGAAGAATTTTTAGATAAGGAAATAACTACTCTAAGTGGCGGAGAGGAACAAAGGGTAATATTTGGAAAGGCATTGATTCAGACAACACCTATTTTATTTCTAGATGAGTCAACTTCGAATTTGGATCCTTATTATTCCCATACTTTACTGAGCCTTGTAAGAAAAAGAGTGGTAGAGGAACAAACCACAGTGATAGGGGTATTTCACGACTTTAATTTAGCTTCACTTTATTGTGATGAAATCCTCTTATTGGAGAAGGGAAGGATTGTAACCAGCGGAAAAACCCAAGATGTGCTTAATTCAAAAAAATTAGAAGAAGTATTTAAAATCGGATGGGAGAAATATAAAACAGAAAAGAACACATTTGTATTCCCAAGACTAGGAGATGATTTAGAATGA
- a CDS encoding FecCD family ABC transporter permease, with the protein MKKHFKLWTIIGIILLILSVFFYLQMGYIKIPLKEVIESIKGGEGAPNWYIIHEVRLPRILTSILIGSILSMCGLVFQGVLLNPLADPYTLGISSGASFGAALAIVLNITVFGIFSTHIVSFIFAILCLAVVIKMGSFERKMNPTSIILGGIIIGAFFSAGLSFLKYLADEGVGAIIFWLLGSFTGKSWMEVSILSAIWVFGFVFFCYYAEDLNILALGEKSAISLGINPSRIRRILLVVSSILSAVAVSTCGIIGFVGLVVPHLLRFIMGTDNKKLIIGCAIWGGVIMGAADNVVRVVLPNDIPVGVITSLLGAPFFALIFRKKMGGGNLR; encoded by the coding sequence ATGAAAAAACATTTTAAATTGTGGACAATAATTGGAATAATACTATTAATTCTTTCAGTATTCTTCTACCTTCAAATGGGATATATAAAAATTCCATTAAAGGAAGTGATAGAGAGTATAAAAGGCGGGGAGGGAGCTCCTAATTGGTATATTATCCATGAAGTGAGATTACCGAGGATTCTCACTTCGATCTTAATAGGTTCAATTTTATCCATGTGCGGATTGGTATTTCAAGGGGTTTTATTAAACCCCTTGGCTGATCCATATACATTGGGGATCTCAAGTGGTGCTTCATTTGGTGCTGCTCTTGCTATAGTTCTAAACATAACAGTTTTTGGAATTTTCAGCACACATATAGTTTCATTTATATTTGCAATACTCTGTTTGGCAGTTGTTATCAAGATGGGATCTTTTGAGAGGAAGATGAATCCTACTTCTATAATATTAGGAGGAATAATAATTGGAGCTTTCTTCTCTGCAGGATTAAGTTTTTTAAAGTATTTAGCTGACGAGGGTGTAGGGGCTATTATATTTTGGCTGCTTGGGAGCTTTACCGGGAAATCATGGATGGAAGTCAGTATCTTGAGTGCAATATGGGTCTTTGGATTCGTATTTTTTTGTTATTATGCAGAAGATTTAAATATACTAGCATTGGGAGAAAAAAGTGCTATCTCGTTGGGGATAAACCCCAGCAGGATCAGGAGGATATTATTGGTTGTCAGTTCGATCTTATCAGCTGTAGCAGTTTCTACCTGTGGAATAATAGGATTTGTAGGACTTGTAGTACCTCATCTTCTCCGATTCATCATGGGAACAGACAATAAAAAATTAATTATAGGCTGTGCTATATGGGGTGGAGTTATTATGGGAGCTGCTGATAATGTAGTCCGAGTAGTATTACCTAATGATATTCCTGTAGGAGTAATCACATCACTACTAGGAGCACCTTTCTTTGCTCTGATTTTTAGGAAAAAGATGGGAGGAGGAAATCTGAGATGA
- a CDS encoding response regulator transcription factor, translated as MKILLVEDEKQISDYISKGLLEAGYDVDTVDNGEDAISYATNYDYSLILLDIMIPKKSGIEVVKYLKKQKDSTHIILISAKDQIQDKVVGLDAGADDYLVKPFAFSELLARIRAIFRRNSEGNDNILTAQNLKMDLVKRIVSRDDQVIELTTREFNLLEYFIENKNTVLTRMMITEKVWNINFISDTNVVDVYINHLRKKIDKAFDKKLIHTVRGVGYILKD; from the coding sequence ATGAAAATATTATTAGTAGAAGATGAAAAACAGATATCGGACTATATAAGCAAGGGACTTTTAGAAGCAGGATACGATGTAGATACTGTAGATAATGGGGAAGATGCTATAAGTTATGCTACAAATTACGACTATAGTTTAATATTACTTGATATCATGATTCCTAAAAAGAGTGGGATAGAAGTGGTGAAATATCTTAAAAAACAAAAAGACAGTACTCATATAATCCTTATATCAGCAAAGGATCAAATCCAGGATAAAGTTGTGGGGTTAGATGCAGGAGCAGACGATTATTTAGTAAAACCATTCGCTTTTTCTGAGCTGTTAGCTAGAATAAGAGCTATATTCAGAAGAAATAGCGAGGGGAACGACAATATTTTAACAGCCCAAAACCTAAAGATGGACTTAGTAAAGAGAATTGTTTCTAGAGATGACCAGGTAATAGAGCTGACAACTAGAGAATTTAATCTTTTGGAGTATTTTATAGAGAATAAAAATACTGTTTTAACTCGTATGATGATAACGGAAAAAGTATGGAATATCAACTTTATCTCCGATACAAATGTAGTAGATGTATATATAAATCATTTAAGAAAAAAAATTGACAAAGCATTTGATAAAAAATTAATCCATACTGTTAGAGGAGTGGGGTATATATTAAAAGATTAA
- a CDS encoding ABC transporter ATP-binding protein — translation MNELKSFIKYYRPHIKLLMFTLACAVLLASLDLIFPKVIQIVIDKVIPAKDLKTFYYISVGLIFMYLMRYAVSYCQLYYGNVLGIKIETKMRKELFTHIQKLSFGYFDNNKTGVIMSKLVNDLSGISELANHGPIDLFIAVIRLAGAFALMITLNVKLTLVIFSVLPFMIYFSITQKWKMKMAFGKTRKKIADINSCAEESIGGIRIVKQFNNENYEIDKFEEKNQEFQEAKKETYKTTAVFFSGIHIFMNLMQFIVIFYGGYLILHGELTYGILISFLLYSYRFMEPIRKMMILVQSYQKGMAGYRRFQEMMEITPQIKEVENPIILKEIKGEIQLQDVNFSYKKSSLILNEFNLKIKSGENIAIVGSSGVGKSTISNLIPRFYDIDSGRITIDGTDISKIKLTSLRGNIGIVPQEAFLFGGTIRENISYGKLGAAEEDLVEASKNANIYEFIISLPKGFDTLVGERGVKLSGGQKQRISIARIFLKNPKILILDEATASLDNITEKLIQEALTTLSKNRTTITIAHRLSTIINSDRIVVMDKEGVVETGTHEELLKLEGSYAKLYR, via the coding sequence ATGAACGAATTAAAATCATTTATAAAATATTATAGACCCCATATTAAATTATTAATGTTTACATTAGCCTGTGCTGTACTACTTGCATCACTGGATTTAATTTTTCCAAAAGTGATTCAAATAGTAATAGATAAAGTAATTCCGGCAAAAGATCTGAAAACATTTTATTATATATCTGTTGGATTAATATTTATGTATTTAATGAGATATGCTGTCAGTTACTGTCAGCTGTACTATGGAAATGTTCTAGGAATTAAGATAGAGACCAAGATGAGAAAGGAATTATTTACTCATATTCAAAAGTTATCTTTTGGTTATTTTGATAACAATAAAACCGGAGTAATTATGTCAAAATTAGTAAATGATCTGAGCGGGATATCGGAGTTAGCCAATCATGGCCCTATAGACCTATTTATTGCTGTAATCAGATTAGCAGGAGCTTTTGCATTAATGATCACTTTAAATGTAAAATTAACCTTGGTTATATTTTCAGTTTTACCCTTTATGATCTACTTTTCTATCACTCAAAAATGGAAGATGAAGATGGCATTTGGTAAAACCAGAAAAAAAATAGCAGATATAAATTCCTGTGCTGAGGAAAGCATTGGTGGGATTAGGATAGTAAAGCAATTCAATAATGAAAATTATGAGATAGATAAATTCGAGGAAAAAAACCAGGAATTTCAAGAAGCTAAAAAAGAAACTTATAAAACTACTGCTGTTTTTTTCTCAGGAATCCATATATTTATGAACCTTATGCAGTTTATAGTAATATTTTATGGAGGATATTTAATATTGCACGGAGAGTTAACCTATGGTATCTTAATTAGTTTTCTCTTGTATTCCTATAGATTTATGGAGCCTATCAGAAAGATGATGATCTTGGTTCAAAGTTATCAAAAAGGAATGGCAGGATATAGAAGGTTTCAGGAGATGATGGAAATAACTCCACAGATAAAAGAGGTGGAAAATCCAATAATTTTAAAGGAAATAAAAGGAGAGATACAGCTGCAGGATGTAAATTTCTCCTATAAAAAATCATCTTTAATTTTAAATGAATTTAATTTGAAAATAAAATCTGGAGAAAATATAGCCATAGTAGGATCTAGTGGTGTAGGAAAATCAACTATTTCAAATTTGATTCCAAGGTTCTATGATATTGATTCTGGAAGGATAACTATAGATGGAACAGATATAAGTAAGATAAAATTAACTTCTCTTCGAGGGAATATAGGGATTGTCCCTCAGGAGGCATTTTTATTTGGGGGAACGATAAGGGAGAATATAAGCTATGGTAAGTTAGGTGCAGCTGAAGAAGACCTTGTAGAAGCATCTAAGAACGCCAACATATATGAATTTATAATTAGTTTACCAAAGGGATTTGATACTTTGGTAGGAGAAAGAGGAGTCAAACTTTCCGGAGGGCAAAAGCAAAGGATATCTATAGCCAGGATATTTTTAAAAAATCCAAAGATATTGATATTGGATGAAGCTACTGCATCTTTAGATAATATTACAGAAAAATTAATCCAGGAAGCCCTTACGACACTATCCAAAAACAGAACTACTATAACTATAGCTCACAGGCTTTCAACTATCATAAATTCTGACAGAATTGTAGTTATGGATAAAGAAGGTGTGGTAGAAACTGGAACCCATGAGGAACTATTAAAATTAGAAGGATCCTATGCTAAACTTTATCGTTAG
- a CDS encoding sugar O-acetyltransferase: MKSEKEKMLAGELYFSGDQNLMDDRLMARMLISEYNSTKPIEEEERKEILKRLVVVKGGIKIEPPFYCDYGYNIEIGKNFYANFSCTILDVNRVIIGDNVMFGPNVQVYTATHPLDAKERVKGLESSKPITIGDNVWIGGGAILLPGVTIGKNTTIGAGSVVTKDLPENVFAGGNPCKIIKKI; the protein is encoded by the coding sequence ATGAAGAGTGAAAAAGAAAAGATGCTGGCTGGGGAGTTATATTTTTCTGGAGATCAGAATCTGATGGATGATAGGCTTATGGCAAGGATGTTAATTTCTGAGTATAATTCTACCAAACCAATAGAAGAAGAGGAAAGAAAAGAAATCCTGAAAAGATTAGTTGTTGTAAAGGGTGGGATAAAAATAGAACCTCCATTTTATTGTGACTATGGGTATAATATAGAGATAGGAAAAAACTTTTATGCCAATTTTTCATGCACTATATTGGATGTAAATAGAGTAATCATTGGTGACAATGTGATGTTTGGACCAAATGTCCAGGTGTATACAGCAACACATCCATTAGATGCCAAAGAGAGGGTAAAAGGGCTGGAATCTTCTAAACCCATAACAATAGGTGACAATGTTTGGATTGGAGGAGGAGCTATCCTTCTACCAGGTGTAACCATTGGGAAGAATACCACTATAGGAGCAGGAAGTGTCGTAACCAAAGATCTTCCGGAAAATGTGTTTGCTGGAGGGAATCCTTGTAAAATCATAAAAAAAATATAA
- a CDS encoding mechanosensitive ion channel family protein encodes MNEFYNTITEYLNVSGHYQRIFIVGIIMVLTLIIAIIMHYITSYIIKNHLIKLIEKSETKWDDFLIENNVFKYLNALVPLIVFEIMIRKLNFFKSFFEKTIDIGMVIIFTLIANGILSVFSDIYSTYSISKRRPIKSYLQVMSLFLVVVAATISVGIIMDKSPLKILSGIGAMTAVIMLIFKDAILGFVASIQLAANNMVGIGDWIEMPNQLADGDVIEINLTNVKVQNFDKTITTIPSYALVSNSFRNWKGMQSTGSRRIKRSIFLDSNSVKFLSLEEVKEYKKIDLLKDYIEKKEREIDDSNRDKNIMSTPINGRRLTNIGMFRAYVELYLKSSPYINQNLTLLVRQQEPTFQGIPLEIYCFAKTIVWQEYEGIQSDLFEHLIPTIHAFDLAVFQNPTGNDLRMLRK; translated from the coding sequence ATGAATGAATTTTATAATACAATCACTGAATATTTAAATGTAAGCGGACATTATCAAAGGATTTTTATTGTAGGGATAATAATGGTACTCACCTTAATAATAGCTATCATTATGCATTATATTACAAGCTACATAATAAAAAACCATTTGATTAAATTGATTGAAAAAAGTGAAACCAAATGGGATGACTTTTTAATTGAAAATAATGTTTTTAAGTATTTGAATGCTTTAGTACCGTTAATTGTTTTTGAAATTATGATAAGAAAATTAAATTTTTTTAAATCTTTTTTTGAAAAGACTATAGATATTGGGATGGTAATAATATTTACCCTTATTGCAAATGGGATTTTGTCGGTATTCAGTGATATTTATAGTACATACAGTATTTCTAAAAGGCGACCTATTAAGAGTTACCTCCAGGTTATGAGTTTATTTTTAGTGGTTGTAGCTGCGACAATATCTGTAGGAATAATTATGGATAAATCACCCCTTAAAATTTTAAGTGGGATAGGTGCAATGACAGCTGTGATTATGTTGATTTTCAAAGATGCTATTTTGGGGTTTGTTGCCAGTATTCAATTAGCGGCTAACAATATGGTCGGGATAGGAGACTGGATCGAGATGCCGAATCAACTGGCTGATGGAGATGTTATAGAGATCAATCTAACCAATGTAAAGGTTCAAAATTTTGATAAGACTATTACAACTATTCCCAGTTATGCCCTTGTCAGCAACTCTTTTCGAAATTGGAAGGGAATGCAGTCTACAGGAAGCAGAAGGATAAAAAGATCTATATTTTTAGACAGTAATAGTGTAAAATTTTTATCTTTGGAAGAAGTTAAAGAGTATAAAAAAATAGACCTTTTAAAGGATTATATTGAAAAGAAGGAAAGGGAGATAGATGATTCCAATAGGGATAAAAATATTATGTCTACTCCTATCAACGGTAGAAGACTTACAAATATTGGAATGTTCAGAGCTTATGTAGAACTATATCTAAAAAGTAGTCCATATATCAATCAAAATTTAACTCTATTAGTTAGGCAGCAAGAACCTACATTTCAGGGGATTCCCCTTGAGATATACTGTTTTGCCAAAACTATTGTATGGCAGGAGTATGAAGGGATTCAATCGGATCTCTTTGAACATCTCATACCGACAATCCATGCATTTGATCTGGCAGTATTTCAAAATCCTACGGGGAATGATCTGAGGATGTTAAGGAAATAA
- a CDS encoding HAD family hydrolase translates to MKAAFFDIDGTIYRDSLLTEHFKRLIKYELIDPRQWENKVKDLYTQWDMREGGYDAYLLGLVESYVEAIQNITVEQNEFVANQVMDVKAGRVYKYTRDRIKWHKAQGHKVIFISGSPEFLVSKMAKKYGADDYCGTIYHYDGEKFTGETTPMWDSVSKQRAIDEFVEKYDIHLDESYAYGDTNGDLTMMKSVGHPITINPAKGLLKNIQENESLKEKIQIIVERKDVIYKLNSNVDIYECSFIEEWEEE, encoded by the coding sequence ATGAAAGCAGCATTTTTTGATATTGATGGAACTATATACAGAGATTCTCTTTTAACAGAGCATTTTAAAAGGTTGATAAAATATGAGTTGATAGACCCTAGACAGTGGGAAAATAAGGTGAAAGACCTCTATACCCAGTGGGACATGAGAGAAGGGGGCTATGATGCATATCTTCTAGGTCTGGTAGAGAGTTATGTAGAAGCTATTCAAAATATAACGGTGGAACAAAATGAGTTTGTTGCTAACCAGGTAATGGATGTAAAGGCAGGAAGAGTATATAAATATACTAGAGATAGGATAAAATGGCATAAAGCTCAGGGACATAAAGTTATATTTATATCTGGAAGTCCGGAATTTTTAGTATCTAAGATGGCTAAAAAATATGGTGCAGATGATTACTGCGGGACTATCTACCACTATGACGGGGAAAAATTTACCGGTGAAACTACACCTATGTGGGATTCTGTCAGCAAACAGAGAGCTATAGATGAATTTGTAGAAAAATATGATATACATCTAGATGAATCTTATGCTTATGGAGACACCAATGGTGACCTTACTATGATGAAATCAGTGGGACATCCAATTACAATAAATCCGGCTAAGGGTCTTTTAAAGAATATCCAGGAGAATGAAAGTTTAAAGGAAAAAATTCAAATTATTGTAGAAAGAAAAGATGTAATTTATAAACTTAATTCAAATGTAGATATATATGAGTGCTCATTTATTGAGGAATGGGAAGAGGAATAA
- a CDS encoding NADH:flavin oxidoreductase produces the protein MEMKEKVDLFTEFKIKGITLKNRVVLPPMVRFSLIGKDGHVTDELVKWYEDIALGGVGMIILEACCVAKDGKLRDNQIGIWDDTFIEGLTKVADICRKHKTPTLIQLHHAGFKDEIATVSEEKLDEILEEFISAFHRAKKCGFDGIEIHGAHTYLISQLHSKLWNKRTDKYGERLYFTRELIKRTKDIFDDNFILGIRIGGNEPTLEEGIYIAKEVEKAGVDLIHVSSGVPDPAFKQDRKVDMPSDFPLDWVVYLGVEIKKHVKTPVIAVRAIKKEVEASYLIENNLVDLVAVGRAMISRPHWISWAKKKYRFRKNTGGKLL, from the coding sequence ATGGAAATGAAAGAAAAAGTGGATCTGTTTACGGAATTTAAGATAAAGGGAATAACGCTTAAAAACAGGGTAGTTTTACCGCCTATGGTAAGGTTTAGCCTTATTGGTAAGGATGGACATGTTACCGATGAATTGGTGAAATGGTATGAGGATATTGCTCTTGGAGGAGTCGGGATGATCATCTTGGAAGCCTGTTGTGTTGCCAAAGATGGGAAATTAAGGGATAATCAAATCGGAATATGGGACGATACCTTTATAGAAGGTCTGACTAAGGTAGCAGATATATGCAGGAAGCATAAAACCCCTACCCTTATCCAGCTGCACCATGCTGGTTTTAAGGATGAGATAGCTACTGTATCTGAGGAAAAACTAGATGAAATCTTAGAAGAATTTATCTCAGCTTTTCACAGGGCAAAAAAATGTGGATTTGATGGGATAGAGATCCATGGAGCACATACTTACCTTATATCTCAGCTTCATTCTAAACTTTGGAATAAAAGGACAGATAAGTACGGTGAGAGACTTTATTTTACCCGTGAATTGATAAAGAGAACAAAGGATATTTTTGATGACAACTTTATTTTGGGGATTAGGATAGGAGGAAATGAGCCTACCTTAGAAGAGGGAATCTATATTGCAAAAGAAGTTGAAAAAGCAGGGGTGGATCTAATCCATGTATCTAGTGGAGTCCCTGACCCTGCGTTCAAGCAGGATAGGAAGGTAGATATGCCATCAGACTTTCCTCTGGACTGGGTAGTATATCTGGGAGTAGAGATAAAAAAACATGTTAAAACACCTGTAATAGCTGTAAGAGCTATTAAAAAAGAAGTTGAAGCCAGTTATTTAATTGAAAATAACCTGGTAGATTTAGTGGCTGTTGGAAGAGCCATGATATCTAGACCCCACTGGATCTCTTGGGCTAAAAAAAAATATAGGTTTAGGAAAAATACAGGGGGAAAACTCTTATAA
- the trhA gene encoding PAQR family membrane homeostasis protein TrhA, with protein MKVINPYSKLEEYMSSITHLLGAGMAISGLAFLIIHAVKVGGVKQIIGFSIFGLSAIFLYLMSGIYHILPMGKYRKIFKILDHSAIYVLISGSYTPFLLILGGITGWVILVIQWTLTSLGVLFKIKFAGKFQLLSTLIYLFMGWMIVFVFGNLKSSLNSVSLTLLIVGGISYSVGAIFYSMKKVKYTHVIWHFFVIAGTTLHYLSIYNSI; from the coding sequence ATGAAGGTTATTAATCCATATTCAAAATTAGAGGAATACATGAGCTCAATAACTCATCTGTTAGGAGCTGGGATGGCGATAAGCGGCTTAGCTTTTTTAATTATCCATGCTGTAAAAGTGGGAGGAGTAAAGCAGATTATAGGCTTTAGTATCTTCGGTCTTTCAGCCATATTTTTATATCTTATGTCGGGAATATACCATATCCTTCCCATGGGAAAATATAGAAAAATTTTTAAAATATTAGATCATTCAGCTATCTATGTACTTATATCCGGATCATATACACCATTTTTATTGATATTAGGGGGAATTACAGGCTGGGTAATCTTGGTTATTCAATGGACTCTAACTAGTTTAGGAGTTTTATTTAAAATTAAATTTGCAGGTAAATTTCAATTACTATCCACTCTGATCTATTTATTTATGGGATGGATGATAGTTTTTGTCTTCGGAAATTTAAAGAGTAGTTTAAACTCTGTGTCACTGACCCTATTGATAGTCGGAGGTATTTCTTATTCTGTAGGAGCGATCTTTTACTCCATGAAAAAAGTTAAATACACTCATGTTATATGGCACTTTTTTGTCATTGCAGGAACCACTCTTCACTATTTGTCTATCTATAATTCCATATAA